TCTTTGATTTCTTTTAAATTCATTGCTTCCTCAATAAATTGTAGTAATGCATCTGTTTTCGCTTTAGGTAAATTAAAAGATTCTACCGCTTCTTCAAACCCAACATAGTTTCGTTGCACAAGAAGTGTTCGGAGTATGTCTTGCTGTTCCACGCTTTCCGTATAATCTTGTAAAATGCAATTTAAGATGCCCGCATGACCGATAGTAACTTTAAATTGAGATAATCCATATTGCTGTAATAGCTCCATTGCCGTCACAATCACTTCAGCGTCAGCAAACACAGAATTGTCTCCAATTAGCTCGATTCCCATCTGATCAAATTCTGCAGGACGCCCACCTTCAGTTTCTTGTGCACGAAAGACACTTGCAAAATAAGCAAGACGTATTGGTATCATCTCTTTTAATAATTTAGATGTGGCAACCCGAGCAATTGGTGTTGTCATATCTGGTCGTAGTACTAATGTGTTTCCCTGACTATCTACGAGCTTAAATAAATGGGCATCGGCAATCGCAGAGGCTTTTCCAACTGTATCAAAATACTCTACGGCAGGTGTCATAATAAATTCATAACCTCTGCTGCATAAAAAGTCTCGTCCAGTATTTCTTACAGCCTCTACCTTTTCGTATATTTGTGGAAATGTATCGCGCATTCCAAGTGGTTTCTCAAACATTTTAATTGAAGACATGTAGACACTTCCTTATGTTTCACTTTAATTCACTAGAGTATTAGAGAATTAGATTATGAAAGAATTCTAACTTATTTCCCCCATTCAGTCAACTTGAATTCTCTAACAATTTCAACACTGATTATTCTGTTAATTATACACATTTACTAATGGAAAATAATGAAATTCAAAATATCTCCAAATTTTAATTTATGAATAGAGATTTAGTCGCCACTGAGAATGAAAGTGAGTGTGTTAATATTGTGAGTTTTTACCACAGCATGTCCATACGTCCAACTGAGTGAGCAAATAATCGTAGGTATTTGTAAAGGAGGGTTTTATTTGGAGACAAAATAGCATTACACACAACGGATTTCATTGATGGCACACTGATTAAATCAACTTTTGTAGAGTCCAAATTATTATGAATTTATGCCTGAATATGTAGTAGCAAATTCCCAACATAAAAATAAAACTGTTCCAGAAACAAAGGTACCATTGTTTTTGGAACAGTTTTTTCATTGTTCAACCTTATAGGTCATTTTTTCGGCGTACACCACTCTACCACTTCGTTGCGTTTACGTTCTGCCATTTGCTCAGCAGTATAAATAATTTGCATTGGATTACCACCAGCTAAACAGCCAGCTGGCACATCTTTATGTACAAGTGTGGCAGCTGAGACAATTGCACCGTCACCTATTGTAACACCAGGTAGTATTGTTGAATTGGCACCAACCATTACCTCATTACCAATCTTCACGTCTCCTAGACGATATTCCTCTATTAAATATTCATGTGCTAAAATCGTTGTATTAAAACCAATTACAGTATTATTGCCAATGTGTATGCGTTCTGGAAACATGGTATCAGGCATAACCATTAGGGCTAATGAGGTTTGCTCGCCAATTCTCATTTTTAAAAATGTTCGATATAGCCAGTTTTTTACACGTAAAAATGGTGTGAAGCGACCAATTTGAATGACAATGAAGCACTTCATCACCTTCCAAAAGGACACCGTATTATAAATATTCCACAGGGAGTTTGCTCCTTCGACACGGTAGCGTTCTGTTTTACGTGCCATTTACTTACCCCGCTTTCACAATATCTAATAAATCTGTCATATGATGTAACATATATTCTGGCTTGAATTGCATTAAATATTCCGGACCTTTAAATGCCCATGCGACACCAGCTGCTTTAATTCCCGCATTATGTCCAGCTTCAATATCGTGAGAATTGTCGCCAATCATAATAGCCTCTTCCTTGTTTACACCAAGGCGTTCAAGGGCAAGCAAAACTGGCTCTGGATCAGGCTTTACATTTTTCACATCGTCCGTGCCTATACAGACATCAAATAGATGGTTTGCACCTAGTACTGATAGACCACGATCAATCATCCCATTTCGCTTCGTAGACACAATCGCTAATTTGATTCCTATAGCTTTTAATTGTTCTAAAGTTGAGACAACATCAGGATATTGTGTGACAAGCTCATCGTGATGTAATTCATTATATTCGCGATATTTAGCAATCATTGCATCCTCTTCTCCAGGAGCAATGTCACTCATTGTCTGTTTTAAGGATGGCCCAAGGAATTTTAGACAATCTTTTGGCGAATATTGCCCAGGAAATCGCTCATTTAATACGTGCATAAATGTTTCGATGATTAAATTATTTGTATTTAGTAATGTACCATCAAAATCGAATAATAATGCCTTTATCATAACGTTCTGCACCCCTTATTTATTATCCAAATATTTCACTGCTGGTTTTACTGTTAGGCGTCTGTAAATAATAGCACCAAGACCTACTATTACACCAATGATGGAGACAACCTGCGCTGAGCGTAAGTCACCAACTAAATACAAGCTATCCGTACGCAAACCTTCTATATAGAAGCGACCAATTGAATACCAAATTAAATAACTGAAGAAAATTTCTCCTCGATTTAAATTCACTTTACGTAAAAACAGTAAAATAAGTAATCCGATGAAATTCCATACAGATTCATATAAAAAGGTAGGATGCACATAGGTTCCTAATTCCTCAATATACATTTGGTTAATAATCCAATCTGGTAACATCAGATTTTCTAAAAACTCTTTAGATACTGGACCACCATAAGCCTCTTGGTTCATAAAATTTCCCCATCGACCAATGATTTGTCCTATCAAAATACTTGGTGCCGCTATATCCGCTACACGTAAAAAACTAATATTTTTCTTACGTGTGAATATGTACGCTGTTATAAATGCCCCAATTAGTGCACCATGTATAGCAATACCACCATTCCAAATTTCAATAATCTTCCCTGGATTTTCACTATAATAATCCCAACGCATTGAAACATAATAAATACGTGCACATATTATCGAAATAGGAACTGCCCATAGCAATAAATCGGCAAGAAAATCCTCTGGTAAGCCTCGTTTAACAGCCTCTCTTTGACCTACAACATAAGCTAAAATAATACCAGATACAATTAACAACCCGTACCAACGAACGGGAATTGGTCCCAAATGAAAAGCAATTGGGTTAATTTGCAATAGTAATAAATCCATCAAATGCTCCTCTCAATTTCTATTCACTTTATAGGTCATTTTATCCTAATTATGAACAATTAATCATCTAACTCATCAGCGGAAGAGATCACCTCATCCAAACGTCTTGAAAACTCCTCTGCTGCATTAACACCCATTTTTTTCAAGCGATAATTCATCGCTGCAACTTCAATAATAACAGATACATTACGCCCAGGTCTTACAGGAATTGTTAATTTAGTTAACTCTGTATCAATAATTTTCATTTTCTCTTCCTCTAGACCCAAACGATCATAAACCTTTTCAGGATCCCAAATCTCCAGTTCTATAATTAAGGTAATACGCTTGTAGGGTCTTACAGCACTTGCTCCAAAAAGCGTCATAATATCAATAATACCAATGCCTCGTATTTCAAGTAAATGTTCTAAAAGCGGAGGCGGGCTACCAATTAAAAAATTCTCTGATTCCTGGCGAATTTCCACACAATCGTCAGCTACTAATCGATGGCCTTTCTTGACAAGCTCAAGAGCAGTTTCGCTTTTTCCTACGCCACTTTTGCCGATAATTAACACACCAATACCATAAACATCTACTAACACGCCATGTGCTGCTGTCATTGGTGCCAAGCGTCCCTCTAAATAGTTGGTTAGCCTACTAGAAAATTTCGTTGTTGTCATATGTGTTTTAAAGACAGGCACATGCTTTTCATTAGAAGCCTGTAAAAGCTCCTCTGGTACCTCTAGGTCACGAGAAATAATAATAGCTGGAGTATCTTGTGAACACAGTAAACGCATACGCTCAAGCTTAACATCTGCAGGTAACATTTCAAAAAAGGACAGCTCTGTTTTTCCAAGCAATTGTACTCGATTTGCAGGATAATGGGTAAAATATCCTGCCATCTCTAGCCCTGGTCGAGATATATCACTAGTGACAATCGTCCTTCCAATTCCTTCCTCACCAGCTAATAGGTCTAACTTAAATTTCTCCATTACGTCTCTTGTTAATACTACGACCAATGTTAGAAGCCTCCATTCAATGGAATTGAATATTGTTTGTTCCGTTAACGGTCTCTACAACTGACCGTATTTGCTCATATTTCACTAACAATCAGTCTCTCTGATTGCAGTATTACTTTATTTTAGCATGACTATGTATAAAAGAAATGTATTTACTCTCGCTTGCTAAAGGAAGAGAATTACTCTCTACAAAGCATAAAAAAACTAGCGGTTCTCCTGTCCGCTAGTTTGTACTATCTTATTTTTGAGTAGCTAACCATTTAGCCACAGCTTTTGCATCTTCACCTTTAACAATACCTGGAGGCATAGAACCTTTACCATTTTCGATAACATCTAAAATTTCAGTTTCAGATAAACGAGCACCTACATCTTTGATAGCTGGTGCATTATTCTGACCCTGCAATTCGCCTCCATGACATGTGATACAGGATTTCATAGCGATCGCTTCACCATCTGGTGTGGTACTCGTTTTTGTACCTTCATCAGTCGTCTTACCACCGCCACAAGCGGCTAAAAAAATTGCTGAACCGAACACTAATGTTAACATTACCTTTTTCATTAGTACCCCTCCTCAAAATAAATAACTTCCACGGTATTATACCAAAATTATGCACGTTTGAAACCTTCTCCTAATACCTCATAGGCATCGGAAACGATAACAAACGCTGATGGATCAACGGTTTTAATGAGTTGTTTCAGCTTTGTGAATTCTGTTTGGTAGACAACAACCATCAGTACTGGTCGCGCTTCACCCGTATAACCACCAATTGCAGGTAATTGTGTCACACCACGATCAATTTCAGCATAAATGGCATCACGTACTTCATCTTGTTTCATCGTAATAATATAAACCATTTTGGATTGGCTAAAGCCTAGCTGAATAATATCAATCGTTTTTGTTGTCACAAATAGTCCAATTAGGGCATACAAACCTTTTTCTAAGTCGAAAACAATTGCTGCACTAATAGCGATGACCCCATCAATCAGTAGTACACTAGTACCAAGAGATATTCCGGTAAACTTTGTAATAATTTGCGCTAGCAAATCAGTGCCACCAGTAGAAGCATTCCCTTTAAAAACAAGTCCTATTCCTAAACCGACAACAATTCCTCCGAAAAGTGCACCAAGTAAAGGATTATCAGTCCAAGGCTCCCAACTATTTGTTAATAATACAATGAACGGTAAAGTCACTGTGCCAACAAACGATTTTACCCCGAATTTTTTGCCAAGTAATAATACACCCGCAATAAATAGTGGAATATTAAAGCAATATTGAACAATTCCTGGATTCCAGCCGAATAGACCATGCAATATTGTACTTATTCCACTTACCCCACCTGAAGCGACTTGATTTGGTAATAAAAAGACATTAAAACCAATAGCAATCACTGCCGCTCCGATAATTACATACACATACTCCACAATGCTTTCCCTAACATCATGTCTCATTTCCCCACGCCCACTTCAACTATCAGAATTTTTTAAGACGTGATGATTATAGCAAATAGTTTTGACGTTGAGAACTTCATCATGATGAAGGAAATAAGCAAGCATATTATTTACTTTCATCAATCCATATATAACAAATTATCCGATAAAAAACAAAAAATAAGTACCTGAACGAGCATTTAAAGGATACTTATTTCTGCTTTGATTATAATGATTTTTCAGCCCATTCGATTGCCTCATGGTATAAAAGATCAATACTTGTCAAATCTATATTGATTTTTGGAGCTAGCTCTTCTAAGCTATCCCAGTCCAGTTTCCCTAGTGCAATACTAAATTCTAGATATGGTGTCATCTCTGTTTGATACCCTAAAATAGTAGCTTTTATATCTTCTGAGAATGGAAGTTGCTGTAAAATAATATGTAATGGTCTTTGCAATAAAGTATCAATCAATGAAAACATGCCCACAAAAAAATACTCTGAAAAATTTTGTTTATAGGAGAGCTTCGCTAATTTTTCGCATGCTTTTGCTCTAAATAATGATGTTCTCATCACTTCCTTAAAAAGATCCGAATCAGTATTCATATCTATTTCCCGCATGGCTAATAAGTAAATCCATTTGCGTAAATCGGCTATTCCAAGGATTAAAATCGCCTGTTTAATAGAGCGTACCTTCGATTTAGAACGTCTAGAAGAATTATTAACCATTTGCAATAACTTATAGGTTAACGAGATATCACGTTCAATATTTTCAGATAATAACTGGATATTAGGTTCCTCTTCTTTTAGCAGCGAAATAATATAAAAATATTGAATCGTATTCACTGGTATATCGGTTGCTTTTAAAATTTGAGGCTGTTCAAAAAAATAACCCTGAAATAACTCATAGCCAGAATGCTTCGCTACTTCAAATTGATTACGTGTCTCAACCTTCTCAGCAAGCAATTTAATATGAGGGAATTTTTCCTTTACTTTATTCTCAATTTCCATACGTTCAAGTAAAGGGGACAATAGAAAATCCACCTTTATAAAGTCTATATGAACAAATAATTCGTCATAAATTTGTACATGCTCATCCAGTATAAAATCATCTAAAGCAATTTTAAATCCATATGATTTAAGCTTAATAACCCGCTCAACTAACTTCGGTGTCAAAGGGACATCTTCTAAAATTTCAATGACCACTTGAGATGGATTCAGGTATTCATTGATTGAGCTCATTAGCAGATTTTCAGTGAAATTGACAAAGCAAGGCTTACCGTTTGTAACTTCTTCTATTCCAATTGAAAGAAATGAGTTTACTAATACATCGACTGTTGCTGCATCTGAATCAACCATCGGAAAAGTATTCACATTTTTGCTTCGATATAACAATTCATATGCAACAACTTGTTCATGAAGATTAAAAATTGGTTGTCTGCCAATAAATACTTCCATATTGTCGCCCCCATTTCTCCATTATTTGTAATGAATATTATAACATTTTTTCATGACCATTTGCTTATCATTCATCATACATTTAAAAATGTTCTCCAGTTACACAAAACCTTCTAACTACTTGTAAAAAAATGCCTCCTCATTTGACATTTAATTTGATTTAAACTATAGTACATTACAACACTAATGCACTGTAATACTCTGAAATGAAGGGAGGGTTTTCATGCATATTCATTTAGACAGTACAACACCCATTTATATTCAAATTGCCGAATGGCTACAACATGAAATTATCGCCAATCGGTTACAAGCAGACGAAAAGGTTTATTCACAGTATCAGCTAGCTGAGTTATTCAATATTAATCCTGCTACGGCCGGTAAAGGACTGACCATTTTACTGGAGGAACAACTTCTTTATAAGAAACGGGGGCTAGGTATGTTTGTTGCAACAGATGCAAAGGATCGAATTTTATTGAAACGCCGCAATGAAATATTAACAAAGATGGCTCAAGAGATTGTCTTAGAGGCACAACGCTTACTTGTTTCTAATGAGGAGTTGCTAACACTAATTCAAAAAACACAGGAGGAATTGAAATGAATGTTATTCAATGTGAAAAGCTATCTAAAAAATTTGGACGTCTTCATGCACTCCAAGAAATTACTTGTACAATAAATGGCGAAAAAATAATCGGTGTTATTGGTCGTAATGGTGCTGGTAAATCAACATTGCTAACGATTATAGCGGGCTTTCTAAAACCGACTAATGGTTTCTGTCAGGTATTTAATGAGAATCCCTTTAACAATATTCAAGCTGCTGCCAACACCATTTTAATTGATGATCGGTTAAGCTTTTCAGACTACTTATCCCTAGAGGAAATCTTAAAAATGGGCGCTGATTTTTATCCAAATTGGCAAAATGAGTTAGCATATCGACTGCTACATTATGCAAACATTGATCTTTCTGCTAAACATCAGCAATTATCTAAAGGACAAATGGCTACCTTTAATCTTGTCTACGGATTAGTAAGCCGCTGTGCATTAACTATATTAGATGAGCCAATGAATGGTATGGACGAGGCTATTCGAACAGATTTTTATAGAGCTATTCTAAAGGAATACATAGCCTTCCCCCGGACAATTTTAATTGCTAGTCATCACTTACAAGAAATGGAGTCCATTTTGGAGGAAATTCTGCTTATAGATGAGGGTACTGTCGTTACACATGCCTCCGTAGATGAACTGAAGGAACAATTAATTGCCTTAAGCGGACCAAGTGATAGGATGAAATCCTTGCTATCTGAAACTAACGTTTACGCCCAACAGATTGTAGCTGGAGTGTGCACAGCAATTGTGGATGCAAGTAAACTTTTCATCACGGAGGAAATGCTTCGCACAAAAGGTATTACAAAATCAGTCCTTACTGCAAGTGAGATTTGCAGGTATTTAACCAATCATAAAGGAAGTGATATCGATGCAATCTTTGACTAATATGTCATTTAAAACGATCATCAAAAAGCAAGTGAAATGGAAAGCCAAATTATATAGTTCAGCCCTTAGCTCTCTTATAATTTTACAAATTATTTTTGGCGCATTGCTTTTTAGCTCTGGGAGTGGTTCAAGTGGTCATGGACGCGGGAATTTAAATGTACAGTTCTCCATTTATTCGCTTGATACGTTTCTTATCATTACTGTATTTTGGGCTTTTATAACAGCCATTCTCTTTACTACAAAAGCATATCGCATGGATGATTTATCTATTATTTCAAGTCGAACTTCAAGTGCAATCGCAAATATACTTGTACTTATTCTTTATAGCTTTATTGCTGTCTTAATTATGTTAGCTAGTTACTATATACAAATATTAGGTTTGATGTTAATGGAAAAAGATACACTCATAATTGATAAACTTCTTATTTCACCATCAATTTTTATTTTGTGCATCTGTAGCATTTGTTTGTTCAGCGCAATTGGTTTACTATTTGGTTACTGCTTCCAAGGCCCAAGTATCATAAAAATAGCATCGATAGTATTATTAGCACTTGGCATTATTTCAACGATTATTTTTCCCGAGTCTGTGAATCTTCAACCATTCATACAATTGCCAGATCTCATGCTTAGCGGATTTTATATAATTTTATCTATATTGTGCTTTACTCTCTGTATTTGGATTGCCGATAAATCGGAGGTGTCCCGCAAATGACAAACGCTACGATACTCTTACTCTCATTATTGATTACAATATTATTGCTTACCTTGGCCTTTTTTGTAGTAAGAAAGATAAGTAACAAAACCAAAAACTTCTGGACTCTTAAACGTCTATCTGTCGGGATTACAGTATATATCGGAGTTGGATTATTTGCACTACTATATCTTAGCCTTTTTGCAAATTCATCCATACAGGTATTATCGAAGTCAGAATTAAAGAAAATTGAAAAGAACATTGAGTCTATCCAAAAATATGATCAGGAATATAACTCTTCTTTTTTAACAGACAACTATAAAAAGAAAACATGGGAATTTGATTTTCTAGGTGGTACATTGCCAGTAACAATAAATAACGGAAATGAAGACTCAAGCCTTAATATTCGTCACCTTTATAATGATAGTATTCCAGCAGGAAAAGCCCTTGTTTCCTATTATCAATTCCCGGCTATTATTGAAGGCATTGATATTTCAGATAAAATCCCATTACCAAATGTTTATATGTCACAGAATCAGCTTTGGATTGAAGCTTTATCGAGGCACGAAGTTAATTATCATCGTATAAAAGCATCCATAGGTATTTTAGATTTCAATCGAGAGGAAGATTTTGATGACGACTATCCGTCTACCATCTTCTATCTTTCTTCCAACTTTATTGTCATTGAGACACCTAGTGGAACAGAAATTGAGGATTCTCAGGGGGTTATACAATATTTAAGATAGACTAAAAGAAGGACAGTCCATGCGATTTTTTATCACCTTTGGACTGTCCTTGTTATTTTGCACTTTTTGATTTAATAGCTCCGATTACGGCTGGTATTACGGATATAAGGATAATTAAAATTAGCACTGTTGAGAAGTTATCTTTAATAATTGGAATATTACCAAAGTAAAATCCTAATAATGTACAGCTAAATACCCATAAAATTGCACCTACAACATTGTACATAATGAAGTAGCTATATTTCATTTTACTTGCACCTGCAACAAATGGTATGAATGTTCGGATGAAGGGCATAAAGCGTGCAATGACAATTGTTTTTCCACCATGTGTATTAAAGAATTTTTCTGCGGCTTCCATACGTTCCTTTTTTATAACCCTGCCTAGGAAGCTCTTTGGTGGAATGGATGTTCCTACTTTATGACCAATATGATAATTCATCGTATCTCCTAAAATTGCAGCTACTAAAAATACAGGAATTAATATCCACATATCAAATGCGCCCATTGCTGCAGCTAATGTACCACTTGCAAAGAGCAATGAATCACCTGGCAAGAACGGGAAAATGACAACACCTGTTTCAACAAAAACAATGGCAAATAAAATAAGATAACTCCAATGACCAAAATCGCGAATGATTTCCTCTAAATGCACATCGATATGCATAATAAAGCTAATTAACTCCTTGATGAGTTCTATCATTTTTCCGAATGCTCTCTTTCAATTTAATTTTCTAAATGCTTTGACGCAAAGTTGCACCAAAGGGTTCCATTATTGTAGCAGCCTGCTATAGACTACTTTCTCACTATATGACAAGCCTTGATAAAGTATGTAACAGTTATCACAAGTTTGATTTTATCACTTCCTGATAGCTACGCTCAACTTATTTCCTGAAAGAGCAATTTCTTTTTACAAATTAGCATTATACAATAAAAAAAGCGCTACCATTTTTCAATAGTAGCTACTTCATTTTATACTTTTTCCTTTAAAGAGCGACGTAATATCTTTCCGGTTGTATTCTTCGGTAGTTCATCCATAATTTCTATGACTTTAGGAACCTTATATTTCACCATATGTTTTGTACAATATGCAAGTAGATCATCTGTGGAGGTTGCTGCTACTTCCTTTAAGACAACATATGCATGAACAGCCTCCCCTAAATTAGGATCAGGATAGCCTATAACTGCCGCTTCAACAATATTGTTATGAGCAAAGAGTACTTCCTCTACCTCTCTTGGATAGACATTGAATCCCCCTACAATAATCATATCTTTTTTACGATCAACGATATAGAAATACCCCTCTTCATCAACCTTCGCTAAGTCACCCGTATATAACCAGCCATCACGTATAGCCATCGCTGTTTCTTCAGGCAGTTTATAATATCCCTTCATAACGTTAGGCCCTCTAACAATTAACTCTCCTACTTCACCGACAGGTACCTCTTGCCCGTTTACGTCTACAACTTTATTTTCAACATTGCAGATGGATGTCCCAATTGAACCTGCTTTACGATCGCGGTCCAATGGATTAAAGCAAGTTACTGGTGAAGCCTCTGACAAGCCATAGCCCTCCGAAACACGTACATTAAATTTCTTCTCGAAATTATGTAATAGTGCCACAGGTAATGAAGCGCCTCCTGATATTGCTAAGCGGATTGTCGAGAAATCTTCTGGATTGCCTTCAGGTAGTTGATATAAAAAATTATACATTGTAGGTACACCAGCAAATACAGTTGCTTTTTGCTCTCTTGCTAAGGCGAAAATCTCGGTTGGACTAAAGCGTGGTGCAAGTAATACCGTAGCTCCACTCAATAATGGTGCATTCGCAACAACTGTTAACGCAAATACATGGAAAACTGGCAAAGTTGCAATAATACGATCATCTGCTTTATAGCCTAAATAATGGGCAACATCTCGTGCATTAGAATAAATATTTTCATGTGTCAGCATGGCTCCCTTTGGAGTTCCTGTTGTTCCAGAAGTATAGAGAATAATGGCATTATCATCATCGGCCACTTCTACAGGCTGTAAAGAGTCTGATACGTTAGCAATCACCTGTGTAAATAAATGTGTTTTTACTTTTGCCTCTTGTGACAAGGCTGCAATTTTTTCTGCAGTATCTGCTGTCGTTTCACAAATAATAAATGATGT
This genomic stretch from Lysinibacillus pakistanensis harbors:
- a CDS encoding fatty acid--CoA ligase family protein, encoding MNLVSSVHQQAVQQPDKIAYHFMGKDTTYGEFELTVGRFAKGLQELGVEKGDHVAFLLGNTPHYLIALYATMRLGATAIPINPIYTPDEISYILHNGDVKAVIALDALLPLVEKGVQAFPQVTSFIICETTADTAEKIAALSQEAKVKTHLFTQVIANVSDSLQPVEVADDDNAIILYTSGTTGTPKGAMLTHENIYSNARDVAHYLGYKADDRIIATLPVFHVFALTVVANAPLLSGATVLLAPRFSPTEIFALAREQKATVFAGVPTMYNFLYQLPEGNPEDFSTIRLAISGGASLPVALLHNFEKKFNVRVSEGYGLSEASPVTCFNPLDRDRKAGSIGTSICNVENKVVDVNGQEVPVGEVGELIVRGPNVMKGYYKLPEETAMAIRDGWLYTGDLAKVDEEGYFYIVDRKKDMIIVGGFNVYPREVEEVLFAHNNIVEAAVIGYPDPNLGEAVHAYVVLKEVAATSTDDLLAYCTKHMVKYKVPKVIEIMDELPKNTTGKILRRSLKEKV